A single region of the Nocardioides ochotonae genome encodes:
- a CDS encoding acyl-CoA dehydrogenase family protein, with the protein MDFQLDDDLREVADLAAKIFADRCDSAHLRTVEQTQGGFDRDLWRLLADSGLLGLTLSEEHGGAGLGAGALLALLEQQGRRTAPVPLWAVITCGAEPLAGHGTPEQQARWLPGLLDGTTPVTGHFEVAADGTLPLHGRPDGDGWVLSGVLDLVVAAPVAAAVVLPFATPDGPRVAVLATDRLRVEAVRATDNCSAGSLDAGGVRVGAEDLLAVDGATIIDRTRTRARVALAALATGVGAEAVAMTAAYTSRRLQFDRPLSTNQAVALRAADAHLDAERVRLTALKAAWHLDRGEHAEARAASLVAKWWTATGGLRAVHATQHLHGGIGADLDYPIHRYFLWGRQLAFTLGSAGAVETELGDLLADLTPIGAPA; encoded by the coding sequence ATGGACTTCCAGCTGGACGACGACCTGCGCGAGGTCGCCGACCTCGCCGCCAAGATCTTCGCCGACCGGTGCGACAGCGCCCACCTGCGCACCGTCGAACAGACCCAGGGCGGCTTCGACCGCGACCTGTGGCGGCTGCTGGCCGACTCCGGCCTGCTGGGTCTCACCCTCTCCGAGGAGCACGGGGGTGCCGGCCTGGGCGCAGGTGCCCTCCTGGCCCTGCTTGAGCAGCAGGGCCGCCGCACCGCGCCGGTCCCGTTGTGGGCGGTCATCACCTGCGGGGCCGAGCCGCTGGCCGGGCACGGCACGCCCGAGCAGCAGGCCCGCTGGCTGCCCGGCCTGCTGGACGGCACCACGCCGGTGACCGGCCACTTCGAGGTCGCGGCCGACGGCACGCTCCCGCTCCATGGGCGTCCCGACGGCGACGGCTGGGTGCTGAGCGGCGTCCTCGACCTGGTGGTCGCCGCCCCGGTCGCCGCGGCCGTGGTGCTGCCGTTCGCGACCCCGGACGGGCCGCGGGTGGCCGTCCTGGCCACCGACCGGCTGCGGGTCGAGGCGGTCCGCGCGACCGACAACTGCTCCGCCGGCTCACTGGACGCCGGCGGCGTACGGGTCGGCGCCGAGGACCTGCTGGCCGTCGACGGCGCGACGATCATCGACCGCACCCGGACCCGGGCCCGGGTGGCGCTGGCCGCCCTGGCCACCGGCGTCGGCGCCGAGGCGGTCGCGATGACCGCGGCGTACACCTCCCGGCGCCTCCAGTTCGACCGGCCGCTGTCGACCAACCAGGCCGTCGCCCTGCGCGCGGCGGACGCGCACCTCGACGCCGAGCGGGTCCGGCTGACCGCGTTGAAGGCCGCCTGGCACCTCGACCGGGGCGAGCACGCCGAGGCGCGCGCCGCCTCGCTGGTCGCGAAGTGGTGGACCGCCACCGGCGGGCTGCGCGCGGTCCACGCGACCCAGCACCTGCACGGCGGCATCGGCGCCGACCTCGACTACCCCATTCACCGCTACTTCCTGTGGGGCCGCCAGCTCGCCTTCACCCTCGGCAGCGCAGGCGCCGTCGAGACCGAGCTCGGCGACCTGCTCGCCGACCTGACCCCGATCGGAGCTCCCGCATGA
- a CDS encoding acyl-CoA dehydrogenase family protein: protein MYPDLSPAAKQLRRELRDYFADLIDDADRAELVHQDEGGPVFSRLLRQMGHDGWLGLGWPEEYGGRGEDPEGLFVFYDEAIRADAPLSLVTLNTVAPALMNYGSEEQKAYFLPKILAGELNFAIGYTEPGAGTDLASLQTRAVVEGEELVINGAKVFTSGGMFADWIWLAVRTDPDAVRHRGISIVMVPTTSAGFSVTPIETVGGHSTSATYYEDVRVPLANVVGELHQGWSLITAQLNHERVALAARGGVANELFDATLAWARETPLGAGSVYDVGWVRARLAQAHALLSASDLFNLRLVADIAANTLTGGGSGAAKVVGTETVVQVYALLQEVLGAAGLVRPGSPGAALAGRLEGLSRRSQNNTFGGGTNEVMRELVAAKTLGMTVGARRRPTTTKEAG, encoded by the coding sequence ATGTACCCCGACCTCTCACCGGCCGCCAAGCAGCTGCGCCGCGAGCTGCGCGACTACTTCGCCGACCTGATCGACGACGCCGACCGCGCCGAGCTCGTCCACCAGGACGAGGGCGGCCCGGTCTTCTCCCGGCTGCTGCGCCAGATGGGCCACGACGGCTGGCTCGGGCTCGGCTGGCCCGAGGAGTACGGCGGCCGCGGCGAGGACCCCGAGGGCCTCTTCGTCTTCTACGACGAGGCGATCCGCGCCGACGCCCCGCTGTCGCTGGTCACCTTGAACACCGTCGCGCCCGCCCTGATGAACTACGGCAGCGAGGAGCAGAAGGCCTACTTCCTGCCCAAGATCCTGGCCGGCGAGCTCAACTTCGCCATCGGTTACACCGAGCCCGGCGCCGGCACCGATCTGGCGTCCCTGCAGACCCGTGCCGTGGTCGAGGGCGAGGAGCTGGTGATCAACGGGGCCAAGGTCTTCACCTCCGGCGGCATGTTCGCCGACTGGATCTGGCTCGCGGTGCGCACCGACCCCGACGCCGTCCGGCACCGCGGCATCTCGATCGTGATGGTGCCGACCACGTCGGCCGGGTTCTCGGTCACCCCGATCGAGACCGTGGGCGGGCACTCCACGTCCGCGACGTACTACGAGGACGTCCGGGTGCCGCTGGCCAACGTCGTGGGCGAGCTGCACCAGGGCTGGTCCCTGATCACCGCGCAGCTCAACCACGAGCGGGTCGCCCTGGCCGCCCGCGGCGGCGTCGCCAACGAGCTGTTCGACGCCACCCTCGCCTGGGCCCGCGAGACCCCGCTGGGCGCCGGGTCGGTGTACGACGTGGGGTGGGTGCGCGCCCGGCTGGCCCAGGCCCACGCCCTGCTGAGCGCCAGCGACCTGTTCAACCTGCGCCTGGTCGCCGACATCGCCGCCAACACGCTCACCGGTGGTGGCTCCGGCGCCGCGAAGGTGGTCGGCACCGAGACCGTCGTGCAGGTCTACGCGCTGCTCCAGGAGGTGCTCGGTGCCGCCGGACTGGTGCGCCCCGGCTCCCCCGGGGCCGCGCTGGCCGGTCGCCTCGAGGGGCTCTCGCGCCGCTCGCAGAACAACACCTTCGGCGGCGGCACCAACGAGGTGATGCGCGAGCTGGTGGCCGCGAAGACCCTCGGCATGACCGTCGGCGCCCGCCGACGCCCCACGACCACGAAGGAGGCCGGCTGA
- a CDS encoding amidohydrolase family protein has product MRSADRVDLVLRDVTLLGDEGRRVAVAVHDGRVVAVEASLSLSGLCEYDGHGAALLPGLHDHHLHLLATAAVAGSVDCSDATTLDELGARLRAGTPRAGWVRAVGHHEARVGRLTRDLLDALMGPERATTPVRVRDHSGALWVLNSAALAALGPLPDTPDVERDGSGRVSGRLWRLDHELGARVGRTAPDLAALGAELARLGITGVTDATPDLPRATVDLLDGARRTDALPQRVHLLGAATAAVPETLTVGPAKIHLRDHDLPTVDELAARVTAHHRTGRPVAVHCLGVEALVLTLAALEDAGHVPGDRIEHASVVPPALLPRLRATRVQVVTQPGFLSARGDDLVRDVGAAEQAWLWPWAGLRAAGIPVCGASDAPHGPLSPWQVIAAAADRRTPSGRVVGAGERVPASLALGGYLTHPEAPAGSVRRIVPGAPADLVLLHGPLEAALAGVPANPVRLTVVAGRVVHDAG; this is encoded by the coding sequence ATGAGGTCCGCTGACCGCGTCGACCTGGTCCTGCGCGACGTCACCCTCCTCGGCGACGAGGGGCGCCGGGTCGCGGTGGCGGTGCACGACGGGCGAGTGGTCGCCGTGGAGGCCTCCCTGTCGCTGAGCGGATTGTGCGAGTACGACGGGCACGGCGCGGCGCTCCTGCCCGGGCTCCATGACCACCACCTCCATCTGCTGGCCACCGCCGCGGTGGCCGGCTCGGTCGACTGCTCCGACGCCACGACCCTCGACGAGCTCGGTGCCCGGCTGCGGGCCGGCACGCCGCGCGCCGGGTGGGTGCGCGCCGTCGGCCACCACGAGGCCCGGGTCGGCCGGCTCACCCGCGACCTGCTCGACGCCCTGATGGGCCCGGAGCGGGCCACGACACCGGTGCGGGTGCGTGACCACTCCGGCGCCCTGTGGGTGCTCAACAGCGCGGCCCTGGCGGCGCTCGGCCCGCTCCCGGACACCCCCGACGTCGAACGGGACGGCTCCGGTCGAGTGTCCGGACGACTCTGGCGCCTGGACCACGAGCTCGGCGCCCGCGTCGGCCGGACCGCCCCGGACCTCGCCGCGCTGGGCGCCGAGCTGGCGCGGCTGGGGATCACCGGGGTCACCGACGCCACGCCGGACCTGCCCCGCGCGACCGTGGACCTGCTGGACGGCGCGCGGCGTACCGACGCCCTGCCGCAGCGGGTGCACCTGCTCGGCGCGGCCACCGCCGCGGTGCCCGAGACCCTCACCGTCGGGCCTGCGAAGATCCACCTGCGCGACCACGACCTCCCGACCGTGGACGAGCTGGCCGCGCGGGTCACGGCCCATCACCGCACCGGGCGACCGGTCGCCGTGCACTGCCTCGGCGTGGAGGCGCTGGTGCTCACCCTCGCTGCCCTCGAGGACGCCGGGCACGTCCCGGGCGACCGGATCGAGCACGCCAGCGTCGTTCCTCCCGCCCTGCTCCCCCGGCTGCGCGCCACCCGGGTCCAGGTGGTCACCCAGCCGGGATTCCTCAGCGCACGGGGCGACGACCTGGTCCGCGACGTCGGCGCCGCCGAGCAGGCCTGGCTGTGGCCGTGGGCGGGGCTGCGCGCCGCGGGCATCCCGGTCTGCGGCGCCTCCGACGCCCCGCACGGCCCGCTGAGCCCGTGGCAGGTCATCGCCGCCGCGGCCGACCGGCGGACACCGTCGGGGCGGGTCGTCGGGGCGGGCGAGCGGGTCCCGGCATCGCTGGCGCTGGGCGGCTACCTCACCCACCCCGAGGCGCCCGCGGGCAGCGTGCGCCGGATCGTGCCCGGTGCGCCCGCCGACCTGGTGCTGCTGCACGGCCCCCTCGAGGCTGCCCTGGCCGGCGTACCGGCGAACCCCGTGCGGCTCACGGTCGTCGCCGGCCGGGTCGTCCACGACGCCGGCTGA
- a CDS encoding enoyl-CoA hydratase/isomerase family protein, which produces MPELDLLQVLDLDSAGVNWADEAAVGRFAAGLRQCLAPGPHGPGAVGVVGVASRPLPRSAGPVLEQLTVTLAQGPAPWCAGSRADLPSVLATADRAPGATRVLLELLRTGGCADVGHGLLVESLAYSMLLAGPEFRCWRASTPAAPPVEVEQPVLLSRRGARLEVVLNRPERHNAWGRQVRDGFLAGLELAELDPALTEVVVRGAGPSYCSGGDLDEFGTAPNVVSAHAVRLARSGAMAVTRLRERLGPGLRFELHGLCIGAGIEIPAAAGRVVANPDTRFRLPELSLGLVPGAGGTVTLPRRIGRWRTAWMALTGADVDAGTAREWGLVDEVR; this is translated from the coding sequence ATGCCCGAGCTCGACCTTCTGCAGGTGCTGGACCTGGACTCCGCCGGGGTGAACTGGGCCGACGAGGCCGCGGTGGGCAGGTTCGCCGCCGGTCTGCGCCAGTGCCTCGCACCGGGCCCGCACGGGCCGGGCGCGGTCGGTGTCGTCGGCGTGGCCAGCCGCCCGTTGCCACGCTCCGCCGGTCCGGTGCTCGAGCAGCTGACGGTGACGCTGGCGCAGGGGCCCGCCCCGTGGTGCGCCGGCTCGCGCGCCGACCTCCCGAGCGTCCTCGCCACCGCCGACCGCGCCCCGGGAGCGACCCGGGTGCTGCTCGAGCTGCTGCGGACCGGCGGCTGCGCGGACGTCGGGCACGGCCTGCTCGTGGAGTCCCTGGCGTACTCGATGCTGCTCGCCGGACCGGAGTTCCGGTGCTGGCGCGCCAGCACCCCCGCCGCCCCACCCGTCGAGGTCGAGCAACCGGTGCTGCTCTCCCGCCGGGGCGCACGGCTGGAGGTCGTCCTGAACCGTCCGGAGCGGCACAACGCCTGGGGACGACAGGTGCGCGACGGGTTCCTGGCCGGCCTCGAGCTGGCCGAGCTCGACCCCGCCCTGACCGAGGTCGTGGTCCGCGGGGCGGGCCCGTCGTACTGCAGCGGCGGCGACCTCGACGAGTTCGGCACCGCCCCGAACGTGGTCAGCGCCCACGCCGTCCGGCTCGCCCGCTCCGGGGCCATGGCCGTCACCCGGCTGCGCGAGCGGCTCGGCCCGGGCCTCCGCTTCGAGCTGCACGGTCTCTGCATCGGCGCAGGCATCGAGATCCCGGCCGCGGCCGGGAGGGTGGTCGCGAACCCGGACACCCGTTTCCGCCTGCCCGAGCTCAGCCTGGGGCTCGTGCCGGGCGCCGGCGGCACCGTCACGCTGCCACGCCGGATCGGTCGTTGGCGCACCGCCTGGATGGCGCTGACCGGTGCCGACGTCGACGCAGGCACCGCCCGGGAGTGGGGCCTGGTCGATGAGGTCCGCTGA
- a CDS encoding acyl-CoA dehydrogenase family protein, protein MHLAETEAQTRMRAELRAYFAGLMTPEVRHALRDGYYSEGATRVYRDVVRTLGKDGWLGIGWPQDIGGQGLTMVEQAIFSDEATQADVPLPLLTINSVGPAIAAHGTEQQRAELVPGILGGEIHFAIGYSEPSSGTDLASLTTRAVRDGDEYVITGQKLWTGMMEAADYIWLAVRTDPEQPRHRGISVLIVPRDAPGITSTRIRTLGDHSVAAVSFDGVRVPVENCIGGENNGWSMITGQLNSERVALVTTAPVEQALAAVTAWARVTRGPGGELVIDDPTVRQTLARVRAEVEFQRLLNARLATAVDRDELEPAEASAAKVFGSELIGRGRRLLLDVLGLDAALPGDLPGAVVEGAFARSVGHSNVMTFIGGANEIQRDLIAQLGLGLPRSPR, encoded by the coding sequence ATGCATCTGGCGGAGACCGAGGCGCAGACCCGGATGCGCGCCGAGCTGCGCGCGTACTTCGCCGGGCTGATGACCCCCGAGGTGCGCCACGCCCTGCGCGACGGCTACTACTCCGAGGGCGCCACCCGGGTCTACCGCGACGTCGTGCGCACGCTGGGCAAGGACGGCTGGCTCGGCATCGGCTGGCCCCAGGACATCGGCGGCCAGGGGCTCACCATGGTGGAGCAGGCGATCTTCAGCGACGAGGCCACCCAGGCCGACGTACCGCTGCCGCTGCTGACCATCAACTCCGTCGGCCCGGCGATCGCGGCGCACGGCACCGAGCAGCAGCGGGCCGAGCTCGTCCCGGGCATCTTGGGTGGGGAGATCCACTTCGCGATCGGCTACTCCGAGCCGTCCTCGGGCACGGACCTGGCCAGCCTCACCACCCGCGCGGTGCGCGACGGCGACGAGTACGTCATCACCGGCCAGAAGCTGTGGACGGGGATGATGGAGGCCGCCGACTACATCTGGCTCGCGGTCCGCACCGACCCCGAGCAGCCCCGGCACCGCGGGATCTCGGTGCTGATCGTGCCCCGCGACGCGCCCGGGATCACTTCCACCCGCATCCGCACGCTCGGCGACCACTCGGTCGCCGCGGTCTCCTTCGACGGGGTCCGGGTACCGGTCGAGAACTGCATCGGCGGGGAGAACAACGGGTGGTCGATGATCACCGGCCAGCTCAACTCCGAGCGGGTCGCCCTGGTCACCACGGCCCCGGTCGAGCAGGCCCTGGCGGCCGTGACCGCCTGGGCCCGGGTCACCCGAGGACCCGGCGGCGAGCTGGTCATCGACGACCCGACCGTGCGCCAGACCCTGGCCCGGGTGCGGGCGGAGGTGGAGTTCCAGCGGCTTCTCAACGCCCGTCTCGCCACCGCCGTGGACCGCGACGAGCTGGAGCCCGCCGAGGCCTCCGCGGCCAAGGTCTTCGGGTCCGAGCTCATCGGCCGCGGCCGGCGACTGCTGCTCGACGTGCTCGGCCTCGACGCGGCGCTGCCCGGCGACCTGCCCGGCGCGGTCGTCGAGGGTGCGTTCGCCAGGTCGGTGGGCCACTCCAACGTCATGACCTTCATCGGCGGGGCCAATGAGATCCAGCGTGACCTGATCGCGCAGCTCGGCCTGGGCCTGCCCCGCAGCCCCCGCTGA
- a CDS encoding acyl-CoA dehydrogenase family protein: MDYSHDEQQQEVAGLAATILDDIVTPDHLAALASSGAAYDERTWRELARAGLLGIALPEAHGGSGAGLVELGLVVEHAARVNAPLFLVETAVAAAGAVAHLGTEAQRARLLPGFAAGESLLSAAIARRSTASPGFTATRSDGVLVVDGAAAHVPLAAVADRVLLPVTDAEGHRGLVLVAPGADGVTLVEHPSVDRQRRWRLEAAGVRVDLEDVVVAPTAASAEAMEWFDVLVTSFRAVQQLGTAQGALAMAAEHVRSREQFGRPIGTFQAVSHAVADAYIDVQGIRLTTWRAVWLLDQGTSDPEAAAIAAWWAADAPVRIVETAMQVHGGVSVDLDYPLHRYFLAARQGGLALGGSGQTLLDLGDRMAVA; the protein is encoded by the coding sequence GTGGACTACAGCCACGACGAGCAGCAGCAGGAGGTCGCGGGTCTCGCCGCGACCATCCTCGACGACATCGTGACCCCCGACCATCTCGCCGCGCTGGCCTCGAGCGGGGCGGCGTACGACGAGCGCACCTGGCGCGAGCTCGCCCGCGCCGGCCTGCTCGGCATCGCCCTCCCCGAGGCCCATGGCGGAAGCGGCGCGGGCCTGGTGGAGCTCGGCCTCGTCGTCGAGCACGCCGCCCGGGTGAACGCGCCGCTGTTCCTCGTGGAGACGGCCGTCGCCGCCGCGGGCGCGGTCGCCCACCTCGGCACCGAGGCGCAGCGCGCCCGGCTGCTTCCGGGGTTCGCGGCGGGGGAGAGCCTGCTCAGCGCCGCGATCGCGCGCCGCAGCACCGCCTCGCCCGGGTTCACCGCGACCCGGAGCGACGGGGTGCTCGTGGTCGACGGCGCCGCGGCCCACGTGCCGCTGGCGGCCGTTGCCGACCGGGTCCTGCTGCCGGTCACCGACGCCGAGGGGCACCGCGGCCTGGTGCTCGTCGCCCCTGGGGCGGACGGGGTCACCCTGGTCGAGCACCCGTCGGTGGACCGGCAGCGCCGCTGGCGCCTCGAGGCCGCCGGCGTGCGGGTCGACCTCGAGGACGTCGTCGTCGCGCCGACCGCCGCGAGTGCCGAGGCGATGGAGTGGTTCGACGTCCTCGTCACCTCCTTCCGCGCGGTCCAGCAGCTCGGCACCGCCCAGGGAGCACTGGCGATGGCGGCCGAGCACGTCCGCAGCCGCGAGCAGTTCGGTCGACCGATCGGCACCTTCCAGGCGGTCTCGCACGCGGTCGCCGACGCCTACATCGACGTGCAGGGGATCCGGCTGACCACCTGGCGCGCGGTCTGGCTGCTCGACCAGGGGACCAGCGACCCGGAGGCTGCGGCGATCGCGGCGTGGTGGGCCGCGGACGCCCCGGTGCGGATCGTCGAGACCGCCATGCAGGTGCACGGCGGGGTCTCGGTCGACCTGGACTACCCGCTGCACCGCTACTTCCTGGCCGCGCGTCAGGGCGGCCTGGCCCTCGGCGGCTCGGGGCAGACCCTCCTCGACCTCGGCGACCGGATGGCGGTGGCATGA
- a CDS encoding CaiB/BaiF CoA-transferase family protein: MTMTSTTSGTSLPLAGLRALEWSTSIAGAYAGRLLADAGVTVTRLGGAATLGRGPELDGYLHLGKERREGDLADLVAAAATADLVVLELPDAPEDGLLDRFGDAAVVVITPFGLTGPWAGTARPWSELTLQLEGGALSSRGSMDSYPVMTGSSEALWIAGSMAAGAVVTALQGERSGRRIDLALLDVTAYANNMFQDVSATIGQTPRAPMPRMRLTPGVEPASDGWVGFNLASAANHQDFLVLMERPEWLADEQMSTFLGRYARYAEWVEAVRAWTRRHTVAECVEAAGRFRIPAAPVHDGASILHDEQVVARDFYETHPSGAFTMPRPPFLFDGVRPERGVPSTAAEHTAPASTDGLPFAGLRVLDLGTWWVGAYVGAALGAGGADVVKVESTSRIDGSRTMGFVPTEREHWWDLGNIYLGVNVNKRDLTLDLATAAGRELLVRMIGDADVLIENYAPRVLEAIGLDWDAVHEINPRLVMLRMPAFGLTGPRREMVGYAQTVEQFSGLCWRTGYPGGDPTNPSGPADPMGAASSFFALSAALLEARRSGRGILVEATLAESAMVMASEQVLAWTGRGELLERTGNRSALADVQGVFAVRGTDEWVGLSVLDDAQWRGLVAATGFTEWLSDPALADRAGRQAAADRLEAQLADWFATHDADEAVEKLLGAGVPAGRRTDWRWVHEHPQLAGRGTYTVVEHPYAGEVPLPGLPYQRVGTPSWITRRPPLLGEHNEEILCGELGLSPEAYQELVDSQVVGTRPAGQ; this comes from the coding sequence ATGACGATGACGAGCACCACGTCCGGGACCTCCCTGCCGCTCGCCGGGCTGCGCGCGCTCGAGTGGTCCACCTCGATCGCCGGGGCCTACGCCGGGCGGCTGCTCGCCGACGCCGGCGTCACGGTCACGCGGCTCGGTGGCGCCGCGACCCTGGGCCGCGGCCCCGAGCTCGACGGCTACCTCCACCTCGGCAAGGAGCGCCGCGAGGGTGACCTGGCCGATCTGGTCGCGGCCGCTGCCACAGCCGACCTGGTCGTCCTCGAGCTCCCCGACGCCCCCGAGGACGGCTTGCTGGATCGCTTCGGGGATGCCGCGGTCGTGGTGATCACGCCCTTCGGGCTGACCGGGCCGTGGGCCGGCACCGCACGCCCGTGGAGCGAGCTCACCCTGCAGCTGGAGGGCGGGGCGCTGAGCTCGCGCGGCTCGATGGACTCCTATCCGGTGATGACCGGGTCCTCGGAGGCGCTGTGGATCGCCGGGTCGATGGCCGCCGGCGCGGTGGTCACGGCGCTCCAGGGCGAGCGGTCCGGGCGCCGCATCGACCTCGCGCTGCTGGATGTCACGGCCTATGCCAACAACATGTTCCAAGACGTCTCGGCCACGATCGGGCAGACTCCGCGGGCGCCGATGCCGCGGATGCGGCTGACCCCCGGCGTCGAACCGGCCTCGGACGGGTGGGTGGGGTTCAACCTCGCCTCGGCGGCCAACCACCAGGACTTCCTGGTGCTGATGGAACGGCCCGAGTGGCTCGCCGACGAGCAGATGAGCACGTTCCTGGGGCGCTACGCCCGGTACGCGGAGTGGGTCGAGGCCGTGCGCGCCTGGACCCGGCGCCACACCGTCGCCGAGTGCGTCGAGGCCGCCGGTCGCTTCCGGATTCCCGCCGCCCCGGTGCACGACGGCGCGAGCATCCTGCACGACGAGCAGGTCGTGGCCCGCGACTTCTACGAGACCCACCCGTCGGGCGCGTTCACGATGCCGCGCCCGCCCTTCCTGTTCGACGGCGTACGCCCGGAGCGCGGGGTGCCGTCCACCGCGGCGGAGCACACGGCGCCGGCCAGCACCGACGGGCTGCCCTTCGCCGGCCTGCGTGTCCTCGACCTCGGCACCTGGTGGGTGGGCGCGTACGTCGGCGCCGCCCTCGGTGCCGGGGGCGCCGACGTGGTCAAGGTCGAGAGCACCAGCCGGATCGACGGGTCGCGGACGATGGGCTTCGTCCCCACCGAGCGCGAGCACTGGTGGGACCTGGGCAACATCTACCTCGGGGTGAACGTCAACAAGCGTGACCTCACCCTCGACCTCGCCACCGCCGCGGGGCGCGAGCTGCTGGTGCGGATGATCGGCGACGCCGACGTGCTGATCGAGAACTACGCACCGCGGGTGCTCGAGGCCATCGGGCTGGACTGGGACGCCGTGCACGAGATCAACCCGCGGCTGGTGATGCTGCGGATGCCCGCCTTCGGGCTGACCGGGCCGCGCCGCGAGATGGTCGGCTACGCCCAGACCGTCGAGCAGTTCTCCGGCCTGTGCTGGCGCACCGGGTATCCCGGGGGCGATCCGACGAACCCGTCCGGGCCCGCCGACCCGATGGGCGCGGCCAGCTCGTTCTTCGCGCTCTCCGCAGCCCTCCTCGAGGCCCGCCGCAGTGGCCGGGGGATCCTGGTCGAGGCCACGCTCGCCGAGAGCGCGATGGTGATGGCCTCCGAGCAGGTCCTCGCCTGGACCGGTCGAGGCGAGCTGCTCGAGCGCACCGGCAACCGCTCGGCCCTCGCCGACGTCCAGGGGGTCTTCGCCGTCCGCGGCACCGACGAGTGGGTCGGCCTCTCGGTCCTCGACGACGCGCAGTGGCGCGGCCTGGTCGCGGCCACCGGGTTCACCGAGTGGCTGAGCGACCCCGCGCTCGCCGACCGGGCCGGCCGGCAGGCCGCCGCCGACCGGCTCGAGGCGCAGCTTGCCGACTGGTTCGCCACGCACGACGCCGACGAGGCGGTCGAGAAGCTCCTCGGGGCGGGGGTCCCGGCGGGCCGTCGTACCGACTGGCGCTGGGTGCACGAGCACCCGCAGCTGGCCGGTCGCGGCACCTACACCGTCGTCGAGCACCCGTACGCCGGGGAGGTGCCGCTGCCGGGACTGCCCTACCAGCGCGTCGGCACGCCGTCGTGGATCACCCGGCGCCCGCCGCTGCTCGGTGAGCACAACGAGGAGATCCTGTGCGGCGAGCTGGGGCTGTCGCCGGAGGCGTACCAGGAGCTGGTCGACAGCCAGGTCGTCGGCACCCGGCCGGCGGGTCAGTGA
- a CDS encoding CaiB/BaiF CoA transferase family protein, whose protein sequence is MSGPLAGVRVVELVAQGPAPFACMLLADLGAEVIGIERPGTQRHAPDAHSRGRRSVALDLKQDAGREVLLDLLADADVLVEGFRPGVTERLGVGPQECHARNPALVYARMTGWGQDGPLAQRAGHDINYLALTGALAAIGEPGRAPVPPLNLAADYGGGGMLLALGILAALHERTASGLGQVVDTAMVDGVGLMLAPFHAMAARGQWRERGTNLLDGGAPFYRVYRTSDDRWLSVGAIEPAFYRAFLDVLGLDPVSLGEQLDREAWPAATARIADVVATRTRAEWEQAFAGVDACVQAVLELAEVPEHAHVRARGGFTDVHGTPHPAPAPRLSRTPAQRPDPAEPLGASTVAVLAALGRTPEQVHALCASGAAGVPAEREPGTGVLA, encoded by the coding sequence GTGAGCGGCCCGCTCGCCGGGGTCCGCGTCGTGGAGCTCGTGGCCCAGGGCCCGGCGCCGTTCGCCTGCATGCTGCTCGCCGACCTCGGGGCGGAGGTGATCGGGATCGAGCGCCCCGGGACCCAGCGGCACGCACCCGACGCGCACTCGCGCGGACGGCGCTCGGTCGCCCTCGACCTGAAGCAGGACGCCGGACGCGAGGTCCTCCTGGACCTCCTCGCCGACGCCGACGTCCTGGTCGAGGGCTTCCGGCCCGGGGTCACCGAGCGCCTCGGGGTGGGGCCGCAGGAGTGCCACGCCCGCAACCCCGCGCTGGTCTACGCGCGAATGACCGGGTGGGGCCAGGACGGCCCGCTCGCCCAGCGGGCCGGGCACGACATCAACTACCTCGCGCTCACCGGCGCCCTGGCCGCCATCGGCGAGCCCGGTCGAGCACCGGTGCCGCCGCTCAACCTGGCGGCCGACTACGGCGGCGGCGGCATGCTGCTGGCGCTGGGCATCCTGGCCGCGCTGCACGAACGCACGGCGTCCGGTCTCGGGCAGGTCGTCGACACCGCGATGGTGGACGGCGTCGGGCTGATGCTCGCGCCGTTCCACGCGATGGCCGCGCGCGGGCAGTGGCGCGAGCGGGGGACCAACCTCCTGGACGGAGGGGCGCCCTTCTACCGCGTCTATCGCACCAGCGACGACCGGTGGCTGTCGGTCGGAGCGATCGAGCCCGCCTTCTACCGCGCGTTCCTCGACGTGCTCGGTCTCGACCCCGTCTCGCTCGGCGAGCAGCTGGACCGCGAGGCCTGGCCCGCGGCGACCGCCCGGATCGCCGACGTCGTCGCCACCCGCACCCGCGCGGAGTGGGAGCAGGCCTTCGCCGGGGTCGACGCCTGCGTGCAGGCCGTCCTCGAGCTGGCCGAGGTGCCCGAGCACGCCCACGTGCGGGCGCGCGGCGGGTTCACCGACGTGCACGGGACTCCGCACCCGGCACCCGCTCCGCGGCTGAGTCGTACGCCGGCGCAGCGCCCGGACCCGGCGGAGCCGCTCGGCGCCAGCACGGTGGCCGTGCTCGCCGCGCTGGGTCGCACCCCGGAGCAGGTCCACGCGCTGTGCGCCTCCGGCGCCGCCGGCGTACCCGCTGAGCGGGAGCCCGGCACCGGGGTCCTCGCATGA